The DNA window TGGAATCTGGATCAAGATAGAGGTCATATATTTCCGCTCCTTCTCTCAGGGCAGCCACCTCCCCACCCTGACTTACCAGGAGATAAACCTCATCAATATTCCTTTGGAGCATCTGCTGACTTAACAGCTTATCAAAAGATTGAATAGTGCTTTGTCTATTTTCTCCATTTATTGAATTACCAGTTCGACCATGCTCGATGAGAAGTTCAAGGGCAGTCGTGGTGAGATCAGCAACTCGTTCTGCCGAATCTCGTCGATAATATTCCATGGCCTGTTGGAAAATCTGATGCGTAGACTGACTGTTGATGAAGGAGAGGGCCGTCTGGAAAACAACAACCACGATAAACAACACGAGGATGTGTTGAATCTCAAAATGATAGCTCTCAAATCTTTGCGGAAGTTTCAAAATGGGCTTCCTCTTTCCAGAACCTCTTCGATTTCCTCTTGTGCTATTGTCAAACCAGCTTCAACACCGATTTCTCCAGACAATATTTGGTGCAGCCTGGTTGAGAGAATATCAGAAATGAGTGTATACTGATCAAGCATAGGTCGATGAAGACCTTTCTGCATCATTTTCTGAATGAGTTGCAATCTTTCCTGGCGAGGTCCCGATTCGAGTCGGCTATAAAACTCCCGCTGTATAGGGAGCAGACCTTCACTTTCATAGAAAATTTCCTGGCCCTCCTTTGATGCCGCAAATTTCATGAATTCGATTGAGGCATCCTTGACAGGTGAATGTTTGGAGAGCATCATATTCCAACCACCAAAGACGGGTGTGGATTTTCCTCCCTGGAAATGAGGGACAGGTGCTATCTCCAGTTTTTTGAATAATTCTGGATCAAAACGTTGATAGCCCTCATTGTTGACTGTAGGCCATCCTCTTACAAAGGGAATGTCATTTGCCAGAGCGAAACGAATACAATCGTCTTCAGTCATTGCCAGGGCTTCATGAGGGGCGAAGTTGGTTCTGAACATCTCTCGCATAAATCGAGTACGCTCAACGACCACAGAATCTCTCAGATCCAGGAGTTTGCCAGTCATTTCATTCTGCAAGGACAATCCCAGAATTTCATTAAAATTGCAGATTAATCCTTCATAGGCTACTGCCTGGGGGACGAACATGGGTTTCCCTGGAAAATATAGAGCCCTCAGTTCCAGCATCTCTTCCCAGGAAATGGAATGCCTGATACGCTCTACGATTTCTGCTCCATCTGGCAGGGCCAGTATCAAATCCTTTCGGTAGTATAAAGCTCCAATATCTGTGTAAAGAGGAATGGCGTATAAAATGTCATTTACATAGCAGGTTTTAAGCGGTTGAGGCACCAGCTTTTTTAGGAGCTGTGGTGCAAAGTATGGGGCAAGTGGTTCGGCCCATTTGGTAAATCGAGGAACCCAGATCAGATCGACTGAAAAGACATCAATCCTACTGCTTCGGCTGCGTAAGTTCCTGGCTATCAGTTCTTTTCTCTGATTGGTGTTAAATTTTGAAAAGGGCAAATCAATTGCGATTACTTCAATCTCGCCTTCGTGCAATTCATTAAACTGTCTAATAATTTCGGCGTGACCGACACCAATGTTATCAGCGAAATAAACTCTCTCAATTCCGTCAGTATTTAAGGGGTTTGTTCCCAGTGGAAATGAAGAAATCAAAAATGATATAAGGAAGATCAAAGCTCCGATGGAAAACAAAAAAGGTAAACTGGTCGATAAGGTCTTTAGCCTTGGCCTTTTTTGGTGATCTTCTTGTTCTTGAAAGTTGTCCATTTTATTGAAATGATAATAATTGGCGTATCAAAACAATACAAGTCCTAAGTATGTCTTATCAGAGAATCTATTGGTTCAACGCACCGTTAAATTAATCTACCAAACATTTTCCCAACCATACATCACGAAAAGCTTGAAACCTGTGTTCAGTCTGTCACACAAGCTTTTGATCTTATCGCCATATTTACAATTACTTAAGCAAGGAAGTATGGATTAGAAAGGGTTTGCCGAATCCTTCCCTTCAATTGAGATCTAAAATCAAAAACTTATTCCAGGGCCAATGATTGAGATATTATTCAATTCATGGCACTCATATTGAACATCCCCAATGGTAATAGTTGGGGGGGTTCCTTTTATCTATTTTCCAGGAGTTTAGATGCAAAATATTTTAGCTTCACATAAATTTCTTTTTACGCTCATGTTAGGGTTGCTCTTAAGCAGCTGCAACACGACTGAACCTGTGGTAAGACAAGAATCAGTCCATGGTAAAAGTGTTGAAACCATTGTTGAAATGATGACGCTCTCTGAAAAAGTTGGGCAAATGACACAGGCGGGCAGGAAATATCTCGTTAAGGAAGAAGATATTAAGGATTACTTTTTGGGATCTCTTCTCAGTGGAGGTGGCTCTGCCCCTGAAAATAATGAGCCAAACTCCTGGGCAGATATGCTTGATGGATATCAGGGATATGCTGCCGAAACCCGTCTGGGAATACCCCTCCTGTATGGGATAGATGCCATTCATGGCCATAATAATGTGGTGGGTGCAACCATCTTCCCCCATAACATTGGCCTGGGGGCTACTGGAAATGCTGTCCTCGTGGAAGAAATTGCCAGAATTACAGCCAGAGAGGTGCGTGCTACGGGAATTAATTGGACCTTTGACCCTTGTGTCGCTAACTCTAGAGATGAACGTTGGGGCCGCGCTTACGAATCATACGGGGAAGATCCTGCTCTCATATCAGCCTTGGGTCGCGCTCAGGTTGAGGGGTATCAAGGAACCTCATTGAATTCCCCTGAAGCCATTGCGGCATGCACAAAACATTATATCGGTGATGGCGCTCCTGCCTGGGGTACCGGTTCTGGCGGCAACATTGACCAGGGGAATGCCCAGATTTCCGAAGCCGAATTGCGGGCACTCCATCTCCCTCCCTATCAGGCGGCAATTCAAGCTGGAACTGCCACCATCATGGCATCCTACAATAGTTGGAATGGCCAAAAGCTCCATGGACACAAATACCTCATGACCGATCTACTCAAAGGTGAATTGGGGTTTGAGGGATTCATCGTTTCTGATTGGGCTGCCATCGATCAACTCCCTGGTAATTATAAAAGTGATATCATCGAGTCAATCAATGCCGGTGTTGATATGGTCATGGTGCCAGGGAATACTGCTGGTAGCGGATCCAGTTACAGAGAATTCATCAAAAAGTTGAAACAAGCTGTGAATGAAGGCTCAATTGAGATGTCACGGATTGATGATGCTGTCACCCGTATCCTGAATGTGAAAAAAAGCATGGGACTGTTGGATGCGCTCTATTCCAATGACCGTAGTTTAATACCGTCAATTGGTTCTCCAGACCACCGGTCCGTCGCACGTCAGGCGGTGCGGGAATCCATGGTATTGCTGAAAAACGAAAATGTTCTCCCCCTTTCCAGGGACTTGTCCACCATCGTTGTGGCCGGGCGAGGTGCAGACAATGTGGGCATGCAGTGTGGTGGATGGAGTATCGCCTGGCAAGGTGGCATGGGTGATATCACACCTGGAACAACGATGTTGGAAGGGATAGAAGCAACCGTATCAGCTGCTACCCAGGTCATTCACTCCCCTGATGGGGTGGCCGCATCCAGTGGTGATGCAGTCATCGTCGTGGTTGGGGAAGCACCTTACGCCGAGGGTCAGGGAGACCGGGATGATCTCTCTTTGTCGAATGAGGATATATCAGTCTTGAATCGAGTGAAGGCCAGTGGCAAACCCATGGTGGTGGTCCTCCTCTCTGGTCGGCCAATGATTGTCACCGATATAGTCGAAAACTCGGACGCTTTTTTGGCTGCCTGGCTCCCCGGCACAGAAGGGAACGGCATTACCGATGTGATTTTTGGGGACTACAATCCCACTGGGAAACTTTCAGTGACCTGGCCCACTGACATGGGTCAAATTCCAATTAACGTTGGTGATAGCAACTACTCCCCGCTCTTTCCAGTTGGATTTGGATTGAGTTATTAAGCATTGCGCTTTTAAAACGAAGGAATTAAGCTGAAGCTGATATGAAACAATTACCAAACATCTTCTCCTCTGCTGTCTATTTCATTGCTGTGGCTTTACCTTCCCTGCTTCTGGGTCAATCCCTGATGCTTAATGAAATCGTTGCTTCCAATCGGGCAAGTCTGAGTGATGAGGATGGCGACACACCTGACTGGATTGAAATTTACAATACGTCCTCATCTACCATTGATCTACAGGGTTTTGGTCTATCTGATGATATCAGCGACCCCTATAAATGGACATTTGAAACTGGGCAAATTGGCAGTGGTGGTCACACCATCATTTTTGCTTCAGACAAAGACAGACAGAGTATGAATATCAATTGGGATCTCATGCTTGACGAAGGTGATCTATGGCGCTACTTCGTGGGAACTTCCAACCCACCTGCTAACTGGAATGCTTTGGATTTCATTGAAAATCAATGGTTGGAAGGTCCCAGTGGATTTGGCTATGGGGACAATGATGACAATACTGTCATTCCAATCACCATGTCAGTATATATGCGCAAAACGTTTACATTAGCAGATACCTCATCGCTGCCAGGAATGCTATTTCATATCGACTATGATGATGGATACATTGCCTATCTAAATGGAATTGAATTCTCACGGGCGAATATGGGCGCACCTGGTACGACCGTAAACAACAACACGCCTGCAGCATCCTATACTGAACCTTCATTACCGGGCGGAATTGACCTCCCCTACACGCTCCTGCACAGAGATTTATTCGTGGATGGTGACAATGTCATCGCAATTGAGGTGCATAACCACTCCACCAGCTCATCTGACATGACAGCCATTCCTTTCCTGAGTATGGGTGAACTGGGTGGCTCTGGCTCTCCTTTACCTGACTATCTGCTTGTTCCAGGACAGAGCCAATTTCACACCAATTTTAAAATTAGCAGTGATGGTGAGCTGGTAATGTTAACCAGTCCTGATGGAGGGAGTCTTGACTCAATTAGAGTTCCCGAGTTACCCTCTGATATAAGTTGGGGTAGAGAGCCTGACGCCAGTGCCAATTTATATTATTTCAATCCTCCAACACCAGGTGAGGCTAATGTGGGAGGATTCGCTACCCTGGCTGAGCCACCTACTCTATCCCCTGAACCAGGATTTTACAATGGCGGCATCGCCTTAAGTATGGGTACCGTCCCTCCAGGCCGGATATATAAATATACCACTGATGGCACAACACCGAACCTGGGTTCCGCTACCTATTATGCACCCCTGCCCATTACCCAGACCACTGTAATTCGAGTCTTGAGCTGCGCCTTTGACGGCACAAATCCCACCCAATCATCCTACAGCTATTTTATTAATGAAGACCCCTATCTTCCAGTAGTGTCACTCATTTTTGATCCAGGGGCTTTCTTTGATAATGATACAGGCATGTATGTCATGGGATCAAATGCATCTCAATCATTTCCTCACTTTGGTGCAAATTTCTGGGAAGATTGGGAACGGCAGGTCCATCTGGAATATTTTGAGGATGGAGATGATTTGAGTTATGCTGCTTCAGCTGGCGCAAAGATTTTTGGAGGCTGGAGTCGTGGGAATCCACAGCGCTCAATCTCGCTTTTCGCCCGGGGACGCTTTGGAACCAGTAAATTTGATTACCCCTTCTTTCCCGAGTTGGACATCGACGACTTCGAGGCAATCGTACTCAGGAATTCAGGCAATGACTGGAATGCTTCAGGCTATCGGGATGGCTTTATGACCGGCCTGGTATCTGAGAGGGATATTGACAAACAAGCTTTTCAGCCCGTTGAAGTCTATTTTAATGGGGACTATTGGGGTATCTACAATTTGCGTGAGAAGGTCAATGAGCATTTTGTAGCAAGTCATCACGATCTTGACACCGACGATATTGATTTATTGGGAATGGACGGCAATGAGGTGATTCATGGTGAAAACGGACATTATATTGATCTCATTGATTATGTGAATACCCATGCCCTTATCTCTGACCTTAATTTTGAGTATATCGAAGAACGCGTAGATATCGATAATTTTATTGATTACCAATTGGCTCAAATCTACTTCGACAACCAGGACTGGCCTGGCAATAATATAAAATTCTGGAACTCCAGACAACCTGGCAGCAAGTGGCGATGGATTTTATATGATACTGATTTTGGTTTTAGCATATGGAGCACCAATAACTACATAAGAAATACCCTGGAATTCGCCACCGATCCAAATGGACCGGGTTGGCCAAACCCGCCCTGGTCCACCCTACTCTTGCGGAAATTTTTGACCAATCCTGGCTTTAAACAAGATTTCATTCTGACAGCCTGCGACCTGTTGAATCAGCCGTTTAAATATGACAAAGTTGAGGCAGCCCTCAATGTACATCAACAATGGCTTTTGCTCTCACTACCAGATCATATAGCACGCTGGAATCACATCAACATTACCAACTGGTATAATGAGGGGATCATCATGGATAATTTTGCCTTGAATCGCCCCCATTACATGCGCAATCATTTCAGGAACAAGTTTAATCTGGGTGCTGATAGTGATCTTCAAGTCAATGTTGAACCTGCAGATGCTGGCCTGGTGCGAGTACATTCCATTATCCCGGAAAACTATCCATGGGTTGGTACTTATTTTTCGACTGTCCCCCTTGATGTGCGCGCCGTAGCTCTACCCGGTTATCAATTTTCACACTGGGAAGGCATATCAGGGGAAAATGTAGACCTGACCATAAGTATGCTGTCTGATGTCGATCTAACCGCTGTTTTTGTCCCCGTATCTCCTGAGGATGGGGCTGTGGTTATCAACGAGATCAACTACAATTCTGCCAATGAATATGACTCAAAGGACTGGATCGAGTTATATAATGGAACGCCTGCCAGTATCGATCTGGAGGGGTGGACAGTAGGTGATGGTTCTGATGATAATCAATTTGTGCTGCCTGATATAGTAATTCCAGCTGAGGCCTATCTCATTGTGTGTAGTGACTCCCTAGCGTTTCGAAATATCCATGGAGATTATCCCTGCATTATTGGCGACCTGGATTTCAATTTCAGCAATGGTGGAGAACTCATTCGACTTTTCAATTCTGATGAAATCCTCATGGATAGTGTTCGCTATGATGATGAAGACCCGTGGCCTGCTGAACCAGACGGTGATGGGCCAACCTTGGAGCTAATGCATCCCAGTCTGGACAATGCAATAAGCTCAAGCTGGGCAGTATCTGATAATCTGGGGACACCTGGTGCACAGAATAGCCGCTTCGCCAATCCCTCTGCCATCGTTGAACATAACCGACCTGCAGATTTTCGTTTGGGAATGGCCTTCCCCAATCCTTTTAATGCCAGAGTTAGCATTCCATACATCGTTCCGGAGACAGAATCATTTCAGATTGTTATATTTGATATCAGGGGTCGTATGGTTCATTCTGAAACCATCAATTCATCGAGTAGCGGCAGAGGTTTATATCAGTGGGATGGTACCAATGAATCTGGAAAAGACTGCAGTTCTGGAATGTATGTGGTTCGTTTAAGTCAAAACGAACTCACCACTTCCAGGAAAATTGCTCTCCTCCGATAGGAATAGCTACTCAACCAATTTAACAGTTCCAAAATTTGCCGGGGATTGATAGGCATTGTCCCGAGTGGCATACCAGGAAATTTTACCGTTTCTGGTATTACTATCATTATCATTTATATGAACATCAAGACCTAAAAAGTGGTCTGCAATTGCCATCCCATTGAGACTATCCCAGGGAATGGCAAGCTCTAGCATATATCCATCTTCATGGCGGACCTGCTCAAAGGTCGCCCCCTCAAAATAAGCACCAATATCTGCATACAAATTTTCACCATCCAAAACAAATCGCAGTTGGAATTCATCTTCTCCAAAGAATTTTGCTTTGCTATTATCCGCGTCCAGATAAATCTCGATGCCATCGTTTAAATGGTCTACTGAAGAGTTTGTGCTAAGACTATCGTCACGAACATCTATATAGAAATACAAGTTTTGCCAGTCCCAGAGAATGCTAAACCAGGAGCTGAGATCCTCCCCACCCTGGATGGACCCTGTGATGATATTTTCCAAAGTGAGTCGCTGTACTCCAGTCCAGGTTTCATCTAACAATCCATCTATTTCTGGGGGGATCTCTGTTCGCTTTACTTGAACCCCTTCAAATTTTTGCCACGAAATTTCACACGGAGACGTTTGAGTACTCCCCTTTTGATTCCACACCTTAACATGGAATTTGCCAGATTGCTGGGCCATGGGAAGCTCATGGAGCAACAGCTCATATCCTGTAACATGGGAAATGACCTGATTATTGCGATACCATTGATACTCCAGTGGATAACCAGTTGCTTTGACCCGTAAACCCCCTGGATAACCCTCCATTATTTCCATATTTGCAGGTGCTTGAATAATCTTTGGTTTCTTTATTTCCATAGTCCGAGTGTATGCTGTGGGATCAAGAGGATGCAACGACTCAACCATTCCCGGGAAAAAGTCACAATTGATGGAATTGGTGAGGAGAGCCTGTTTAAATAACCAGCGCTTCGCCTGCCATTTGCCAGGCCGGGGACCTGCCCCATTCCAATAGGCAAGAATCTTTTCAAACCCTGGCGTCTTTCCAATGCTCCAAGGTTGTCTATTCAGCTCAAATTTTTTATGGGTCCACCAGTTCCAGCCCACATTGGCTTCTGCAAGAAATTGAGTGGAACGTCTATATAATTCCCAGGGAGGATCCTGCTCACCGGTCTCACCATGCCAGAGGGGCATATCATATTTTTTACGCAAATCATCCCAGCGTTGGAGACCTCTCTGGGTGTTTGTAGGTGGGTAGGAGTGGAAGGCCATGACGAGATGTGGATCCCAATCCATGGGTTCAAGGACAGAAAAATCCTGAGCCCAGTCATCACCTTCAATAAAAATGATGCCCTTGCTATCTGTTTCACGAATGACTCGTGTGATAAGAACATACAATTCCCTTAGTAATCCAGGATCCACCCCATCATATCTTGCCAGAAGTGGTTCATTCAAGAGATCGTAACCAACAATGCAGGACTTTTCTGCGTATCGTCTGGTGATGATGTCCCAGAGATCAATAGTCTGAGGCCAATAGATGGACTTTTCTGTCCAGAGGCGGGCTGTACCATCACTATCTGAGATATTCTCGGCATTCTGGCCACCAGGAGCTCCGTGAAGGTCCCAGATAACACCCATGCCTGCTGTTTCACACCATTCCACGAAAGCATCAAGATATTGAAACTTACTCTCATCGTAAACATAGGGTGCTTGAGATGGTTGTTTATCTCGGGGTTGAAGCATGGAAGCCAGCAAAGGTACTCGAAGGGTGTTCACTCCAAATGATTTCATGGTCTCCACATCTTCGCGAGTCACAAAATTCGTATAATATACGTCCCAGAACTTCCGGGCATTTTTTGAACCAATGAGGTCTTCAATTGCTGCTTCGAAATGTCTGGGTCGGTCGAGTTTTCTAATGCCCCACATGTATCCCTCAGGGAGCAACCACCCCCCCAGACCAATACCGCGAAGTTGAACGATCTCCCCAGTCTTGATATCGATGATATTCTGCCCATCCGTTGTATAATAAGCTTGAAGATTTGATCCTAGTACCAGCATGAGGCAGATTGACAGGAAGCACGTGGTTGTTTTCATTTTAATCCTCGGTAAGAATGACTTAGAATATCAATTGCCTCAGGTCTGCCGGATTCTGTTATATAGGCGGGTCTGAGCAGATACAATGTTTTGTTATCAAATATAAAGTGGCCAGAATAATGGCAATATAAATACTGCGACTAATCCAAAAAGAATAACCAGGGGCAAACCAACACGGGTGTAATCGGTGAATCGATACCCACCAATACCCATGACCAGGAGATTAACTGGATGGCCAACAGGACTTAAGAAACTGGCTGAACTACCGAGAGCTACAACCATGGCCAGGGCATAGGGTGAAAGCCCCAGATTTGTAGCCGTAGCAATAGCCATGGGAGCCATGAGGACAGCCACGGCCGCTGTGGGCATGACCTGTGCAAACAGACAAGTAATGATGTATAATCCAGCAATAATCCCCTGAGGTCCTAGAAAAGCCAGTGAACCCAGCAGGTTATCTGCAAGCAGAGTGGTCACTCCTGTTTCATGCATTGCAACTCCCAGACTCAACATCCCTGCTATGAGCATGATTGCCCGCCATTCAATGGCTTTATAGGCTTCATCCATGGTTAGACATTTTGTTAATACCATGAGGACAGCTCCAGCCAGGGCTGCGATAAAAATAGGTAGCCATCCTATGGCTACGGCAACAAGGACACCAATTTCAATTCCTGCCGCAATCATGACTTTGTCTTTTTTATATATCGGCTGATCCAGACCACTGATGATGAGGTAATCAGCCTCCTGCTGCAGCATGCCCAGGTTTTGCCGCAATCCGTAAACCATGAGTGCATCCCCGGGTTCAAGTACAAAATCACGGAGGTTCGTCCGGTAGGCCCTGTCTCTACGCCAGATCGCCAACACAGTAAGCCCAAATTTTTCACGGAAGTACAATTCACCAATGGATTTGCCTGCTGCTGAATTGCGAGGAGAAAGGGTGATCTCAGCCACGCCGACTTCGTCAGATTCCAGACGCTCCAGATCATTCTTGGATTGTTCCTCCATCTCCAGATTCTGCAAGCTGTGAAGAATTTCTAATATTTCGGGCTCGCCTATGACGATGAGTATATCATTTGCTTCAAGCTCAGAATCAGGAGGAGGCATAAAGATGACCTCATCCCCTCTTCGAATTCCCAAAACGTTGATTCCCAGGGTGCTTTTTAAATGACTGCGGGCTATACTTCGAGTTGCCAGCGATGATCCTTCAGGGATGTGAATCCCGATGAGATGCCGATGCAATTTATATTGCAGGGCAACCTTGCGTGGTGATACGTAGCTGAACCCACTTACCTGATTGCTATCTGCCATGGCATCTAGTTTGTCTGTCTGACCAATTGATATGAGCAGATCATCGGCGTTAAATCGATAATTTCTCAAACGCGAAACCCGTACCTTGTCTTTCTGGATCACTGCGATAATGTTTATTTCAAAGGAATTACGGGTCCCTGCTTCCTTAAAGGTTTTTCCAATAAATTGAGAATCGGGAGCAATCTTAAATTCGGCAAATCGGATGGCTTCATCCAGCTCATGTTCACCAATCAGCCAACCACGTTTCAGAGTCAGCGTTTTCCAGTCTCGGAGTATACCAACCTGATCCCTTCTGCCGCCTACCAACAATTTATCTTCGGCACGTAACTGAGTATCTGGCCCGGGAGCCAAGAGGGTTTTCTCTCCCCTGAGAATGGCCAGGACATTGAAACCCAGTGCTGATCCCAGTCGACTCTCAGAGAGATTTTTGTCCTTCAACGCAGAATTTTGGGGAATGCTCATGGTCAAGAGGCGTTCAGTGAGCTCATATTGACCATTTAAAGTATCAGCGATGGACGTTGATCGACCCAGGTCTCTGTTTGGGAGGAGGTGTCTTCCAAATACAACGAGATAGGTGATGCCAATGAGCATGGCGATCACACCGATGGGTGTAAAATCAAACAATTCAAATGCTTCTAGCCCCTCCATTTCCAATGCATTGCTGATAAGAATATTGGGAGCCGTAGCAATAAGTGTGGTCAATCCACCAAACAGAGATGCAAAAGCCAGGGGAATCAACAATTTTGAAGGGGAGCGACCAGTCCGATGGGCAATCTCCATGACCACAGGCAGCATGAGAGCGGCCACGCCAATGTTATTCATTACTCCCGATAGCGCGCCAACCGTCACCATCATGATAACCAATAATTTGATTTCACTGTTTCCAGAGAGTTTGAGTATTTGACCCCCCAGGATTTGAGCTACACCGGTTCTGACCAGACCAGCGCTTAACACCAGAACAGAGGCAATGGTGATGATGGCAGTATTGCTAAATCCTGCAATGGCCTGGGAATGTGTGATCAATCCAAAAATGGAGCAAATGAGTAGTACCGATAGGGCTACCAGATCCACTCGAAGCCATTCAGTAACAAACAGCAACACTGCTCCCCCAAGGACTACGAGTACAAATATCATGGAAAAAGTCATCTATTACCTGTCAGTTTAAATTTTTAACCTTGATCTGATACGCTCAGTGAATATTTGAAAGGTAAGGGGAAAACGTCAGCCTTGCAAGAAAACAAGGTCCCACCCCTGGCAACAATAGTAGTGCAATTTCAACGGATAAATTCGTGAATTAAAAAAAGAATTGATTTTCAAGCGTGTTATATATCTATCGAAGAAGGGTGACCTTATATACGTTTGATACATATGTATCCTGATGGACAAGAAAATAGACCCCGCTTGGTAGATCAGTCGAGGCATTTGATTTCCCATCCCATTGCAGACTCAAT is part of the Candidatus Neomarinimicrobiota bacterium genome and encodes:
- a CDS encoding extracellular solute-binding protein, with the protein product MIFLISFLISSFPLGTNPLNTDGIERVYFADNIGVGHAEIIRQFNELHEGEIEVIAIDLPFSKFNTNQRKELIARNLRSRSSRIDVFSVDLIWVPRFTKWAEPLAPYFAPQLLKKLVPQPLKTCYVNDILYAIPLYTDIGALYYRKDLILALPDGAEIVERIRHSISWEEMLELRALYFPGKPMFVPQAVAYEGLICNFNEILGLSLQNEMTGKLLDLRDSVVVERTRFMREMFRTNFAPHEALAMTEDDCIRFALANDIPFVRGWPTVNNEGYQRFDPELFKKLEIAPVPHFQGGKSTPVFGGWNMMLSKHSPVKDASIEFMKFAASKEGQEIFYESEGLLPIQREFYSRLESGPRQERLQLIQKMMQKGLHRPMLDQYTLISDILSTRLHQILSGEIGVEAGLTIAQEEIEEVLERGSPF
- a CDS encoding glycoside hydrolase family 3 C-terminal domain-containing protein, producing the protein MQNILASHKFLFTLMLGLLLSSCNTTEPVVRQESVHGKSVETIVEMMTLSEKVGQMTQAGRKYLVKEEDIKDYFLGSLLSGGGSAPENNEPNSWADMLDGYQGYAAETRLGIPLLYGIDAIHGHNNVVGATIFPHNIGLGATGNAVLVEEIARITAREVRATGINWTFDPCVANSRDERWGRAYESYGEDPALISALGRAQVEGYQGTSLNSPEAIAACTKHYIGDGAPAWGTGSGGNIDQGNAQISEAELRALHLPPYQAAIQAGTATIMASYNSWNGQKLHGHKYLMTDLLKGELGFEGFIVSDWAAIDQLPGNYKSDIIESINAGVDMVMVPGNTAGSGSSYREFIKKLKQAVNEGSIEMSRIDDAVTRILNVKKSMGLLDALYSNDRSLIPSIGSPDHRSVARQAVRESMVLLKNENVLPLSRDLSTIVVAGRGADNVGMQCGGWSIAWQGGMGDITPGTTMLEGIEATVSAATQVIHSPDGVAASSGDAVIVVVGEAPYAEGQGDRDDLSLSNEDISVLNRVKASGKPMVVVLLSGRPMIVTDIVENSDAFLAAWLPGTEGNGITDVIFGDYNPTGKLSVTWPTDMGQIPINVGDSNYSPLFPVGFGLSY
- a CDS encoding CotH kinase family protein is translated as MKQLPNIFSSAVYFIAVALPSLLLGQSLMLNEIVASNRASLSDEDGDTPDWIEIYNTSSSTIDLQGFGLSDDISDPYKWTFETGQIGSGGHTIIFASDKDRQSMNINWDLMLDEGDLWRYFVGTSNPPANWNALDFIENQWLEGPSGFGYGDNDDNTVIPITMSVYMRKTFTLADTSSLPGMLFHIDYDDGYIAYLNGIEFSRANMGAPGTTVNNNTPAASYTEPSLPGGIDLPYTLLHRDLFVDGDNVIAIEVHNHSTSSSDMTAIPFLSMGELGGSGSPLPDYLLVPGQSQFHTNFKISSDGELVMLTSPDGGSLDSIRVPELPSDISWGREPDASANLYYFNPPTPGEANVGGFATLAEPPTLSPEPGFYNGGIALSMGTVPPGRIYKYTTDGTTPNLGSATYYAPLPITQTTVIRVLSCAFDGTNPTQSSYSYFINEDPYLPVVSLIFDPGAFFDNDTGMYVMGSNASQSFPHFGANFWEDWERQVHLEYFEDGDDLSYAASAGAKIFGGWSRGNPQRSISLFARGRFGTSKFDYPFFPELDIDDFEAIVLRNSGNDWNASGYRDGFMTGLVSERDIDKQAFQPVEVYFNGDYWGIYNLREKVNEHFVASHHDLDTDDIDLLGMDGNEVIHGENGHYIDLIDYVNTHALISDLNFEYIEERVDIDNFIDYQLAQIYFDNQDWPGNNIKFWNSRQPGSKWRWILYDTDFGFSIWSTNNYIRNTLEFATDPNGPGWPNPPWSTLLLRKFLTNPGFKQDFILTACDLLNQPFKYDKVEAALNVHQQWLLLSLPDHIARWNHINITNWYNEGIIMDNFALNRPHYMRNHFRNKFNLGADSDLQVNVEPADAGLVRVHSIIPENYPWVGTYFSTVPLDVRAVALPGYQFSHWEGISGENVDLTISMLSDVDLTAVFVPVSPEDGAVVINEINYNSANEYDSKDWIELYNGTPASIDLEGWTVGDGSDDNQFVLPDIVIPAEAYLIVCSDSLAFRNIHGDYPCIIGDLDFNFSNGGELIRLFNSDEILMDSVRYDDEDPWPAEPDGDGPTLELMHPSLDNAISSSWAVSDNLGTPGAQNSRFANPSAIVEHNRPADFRLGMAFPNPFNARVSIPYIVPETESFQIVIFDIRGRMVHSETINSSSSGRGLYQWDGTNESGKDCSSGMYVVRLSQNELTTSRKIALLR
- a CDS encoding cellulase family glycosylhydrolase; this encodes MKTTTCFLSICLMLVLGSNLQAYYTTDGQNIIDIKTGEIVQLRGIGLGGWLLPEGYMWGIRKLDRPRHFEAAIEDLIGSKNARKFWDVYYTNFVTREDVETMKSFGVNTLRVPLLASMLQPRDKQPSQAPYVYDESKFQYLDAFVEWCETAGMGVIWDLHGAPGGQNAENISDSDGTARLWTEKSIYWPQTIDLWDIITRRYAEKSCIVGYDLLNEPLLARYDGVDPGLLRELYVLITRVIRETDSKGIIFIEGDDWAQDFSVLEPMDWDPHLVMAFHSYPPTNTQRGLQRWDDLRKKYDMPLWHGETGEQDPPWELYRRSTQFLAEANVGWNWWTHKKFELNRQPWSIGKTPGFEKILAYWNGAGPRPGKWQAKRWLFKQALLTNSINCDFFPGMVESLHPLDPTAYTRTMEIKKPKIIQAPANMEIMEGYPGGLRVKATGYPLEYQWYRNNQVISHVTGYELLLHELPMAQQSGKFHVKVWNQKGSTQTSPCEISWQKFEGVQVKRTEIPPEIDGLLDETWTGVQRLTLENIITGSIQGGEDLSSWFSILWDWQNLYFYIDVRDDSLSTNSSVDHLNDGIEIYLDADNSKAKFFGEDEFQLRFVLDGENLYADIGAYFEGATFEQVRHEDGYMLELAIPWDSLNGMAIADHFLGLDVHINDNDSNTRNGKISWYATRDNAYQSPANFGTVKLVE